One window of the Candidatus Chryseobacterium colombiense genome contains the following:
- a CDS encoding TolC family protein, whose amino-acid sequence MDTFHTYFIRSVLFSILFLGCSKIKAQSKNTLSYFLTTAETNSPVLNDYNNQVISNRIDSLKLRASYGFIVTGEGNAGYSPNIKGWGYDNAITNGQSVFAGVRVAKEFISRNNLNTRLAGYNASIAQVLAQKNISLQTLKKQITDQYIATYRSQQQYNLSKEIIHLLNQEDIVLKKLTQASTFKQTDYLTFKVTLQQNELTLEQQQADWQNNYSLLKYLSGIVDDTFEPIEAPSFNENLNPVSFEESMYSKAFKADSLKLANDAEIVQYDYKPKITAFSDSGYQSSFALTPYKNFGMSVGVGVTIPIYDGHQKKMLLQQNQLSLQAKQKYLEQTQRQYNQQILQIQNQMAWYDKMIHTANEQITYAKTLVEANAKQLPTGDVRMVDFILSINNLLSLKGNIIQYNTTLFNLKNQLQYLIIQ is encoded by the coding sequence ATGGATACTTTTCATACCTATTTTATTCGGAGTGTTTTGTTTTCAATACTGTTTTTGGGTTGTTCTAAGATCAAGGCGCAATCTAAAAACACATTATCTTATTTTCTTACCACTGCGGAAACCAATAGCCCGGTTTTAAATGATTATAATAATCAGGTAATTTCCAATCGGATCGACAGTTTGAAATTAAGAGCTTCTTATGGATTTATTGTTACAGGAGAAGGTAATGCAGGTTATTCTCCGAATATTAAAGGTTGGGGCTATGATAATGCCATCACCAACGGACAGTCTGTATTTGCAGGGGTAAGAGTTGCCAAAGAATTTATAAGCCGCAACAATCTGAATACCCGTCTTGCTGGTTATAATGCAAGTATTGCACAGGTTTTAGCCCAAAAGAATATAAGCCTCCAAACTCTTAAAAAACAGATTACAGATCAATATATTGCCACTTACAGAAGCCAGCAGCAGTATAATTTAAGTAAAGAGATCATTCATTTGCTGAATCAGGAAGATATTGTTTTAAAAAAACTTACTCAGGCTTCTACTTTTAAGCAAACTGATTATCTGACATTCAAAGTAACACTTCAGCAAAACGAACTTACTTTAGAACAGCAACAAGCAGACTGGCAAAATAATTATTCTTTGTTAAAATATCTTTCCGGCATTGTAGATGATACTTTTGAACCCATTGAAGCGCCTTCCTTTAACGAAAATCTAAATCCTGTTTCCTTTGAGGAAAGTATGTATTCAAAAGCTTTCAAAGCAGATAGTCTGAAGCTTGCCAATGATGCGGAAATCGTACAGTATGATTACAAACCAAAGATTACCGCTTTTTCAGACAGTGGTTATCAGTCTTCATTTGCACTTACGCCTTATAAAAATTTTGGAATGAGTGTTGGGGTAGGAGTTACGATCCCGATATACGACGGTCATCAGAAAAAAATGCTTTTGCAGCAAAACCAATTGTCATTACAAGCCAAGCAAAAATATCTGGAACAAACCCAAAGACAATACAATCAACAGATTCTTCAAATCCAGAACCAGATGGCTTGGTATGATAAAATGATTCATACTGCGAATGAACAGATCACCTATGCCAAAACTTTGGTGGAAGCCAATGCAAAACAGCTTCCGACGGGAGATGTGAGAATGGTAGATTTTATTTTATCCATTAATAATTTGCTTAGCCTGAAAGGAAATATTATTCAGTACAATACCACATTGTTCAACCTGAAAAATCAATTGCAATATCTAATCATCCAATAG
- a CDS encoding polysaccharide deacetylase family protein, whose translation MKKILSFLAILIAGILYQTYAQSKCYIYLTFDDGPLNGSENINAIILKEKIKISVFMVGEHVIKDKQMDTYAKYYEENPYIEEYNHSFTHANNHYEAFYNNVQKSVNDILYNQNLLKLPYKIVRLPGRNMWRLNGKSKNDVSNGIQTADQLAKLGYKVMGWDLEWQHHDNDGTPIQSVQEMYKSVQGLCNSGNTFTKNNVVMLIHDEMFQKSWEESELKQLIDLLRSQPDYVFEQMKFYPQ comes from the coding sequence ATGAAAAAAATCCTTTCATTTCTGGCAATACTTATAGCAGGAATTTTATATCAAACCTATGCACAAAGCAAATGCTATATTTACCTCACTTTTGACGACGGACCTTTAAACGGAAGTGAAAACATCAATGCTATTATTTTAAAGGAGAAAATAAAAATCAGTGTTTTTATGGTTGGAGAGCATGTGATCAAGGATAAACAGATGGATACCTATGCAAAATACTATGAGGAGAACCCTTATATTGAGGAGTATAATCACAGCTTTACCCATGCTAATAATCATTACGAAGCATTTTATAATAATGTTCAGAAGTCCGTGAACGATATTTTATACAACCAGAATTTACTGAAACTACCGTATAAAATTGTGCGTCTTCCTGGGCGTAATATGTGGCGTCTCAATGGCAAATCAAAAAATGATGTTTCAAACGGAATTCAGACGGCAGATCAGCTGGCAAAACTGGGATATAAAGTGATGGGTTGGGATCTCGAATGGCAACATCATGATAATGACGGAACGCCGATACAATCGGTGCAGGAAATGTATAAATCGGTACAAGGTCTTTGTAATTCAGGCAATACATTCACGAAAAATAATGTCGTGATGCTTATTCATGATGAAATGTTTCAGAAATCGTGGGAAGAATCTGAGCTGAAACAACTCATTGATCTGCTGAGATCACAACCTGATTATGTTTTTGAACAGATGAAGTTTTACCCACAATAG
- a CDS encoding phosphatidylglycerol lysyltransferase domain-containing protein has translation MKIAKLSNIFRLIRWKEILAIVVLLLAFVFFRSERHELASIGPQLKNSKTEWILIGILLVFVYVFLQGLMYVTSFRSVQLNVKLSDSINLFLKRNLLSVFLPAGGVSSLAYLPRNIRIKGYKSSKIHQASAIYGFVGFLTVLIVGIPLILYAVSVNKAFSNSWIGIVSLCLILLVLYGIFISFRKKNFLYRFIEKKFPKIISSMDEIFNNEIDKKYFWYTVAVSTLIEFCGVFHLLIAMYAFGVHASFTAAAISYVVSILLMIVSPFLRGLGAVEFSLTYILSNFGYQHSEGLGITLLYRFFEFWLPLLLGIGAYLWSGRKLFARLLPVIMISLLGIINILSVITPALANRLTIVKSYLSRDFIHISKMFTLLSGVLLLITSANLFKGTKRAWYFALTLTVSSIIFNLTKALDYEESLFALFTLALLIYSRKEYTFKVNRISLQRGFSWFVGIFISIFIFNCLSFYFIDKSHFGIDFTKKEALYYTFHTFLLFKDTGLVPHTGFARDFQKLNYILGAISWLVLIFSFYRTNKQLEDDNKLNHDNAKLLVEEYGNSSLDYFKLTSDKQLFFAEGIAGFLAYRTANSFAVVLEDPVCVERDKIRLIQEFENFCKNNSLKTSYYRVGESELSYFSPFRKQRLFIGQDAILDAENFSLSGKDKKSIRNAVNALEKSGFKSEIKYAPQNDTLLDKIQNISDEWLREFDKKEIVFAEGMFDREILKDQDMIVITDHDENYVAFLNIIPHCALDECSYDMIRKTEKAPNGSVDALILKLVEYAKNKQRKFINMGMTPMAEIEQPNNTAEEILKFAYQRIGSFKHYQTLRNFKEKYADLWENKYLVYNNDLDLLQLPAALNKVMKP, from the coding sequence ATGAAAATTGCCAAATTATCAAATATATTCAGATTAATTCGATGGAAAGAAATATTAGCAATTGTAGTTTTATTGTTAGCTTTTGTATTTTTCAGAAGCGAAAGGCATGAGTTGGCTTCTATAGGTCCACAATTAAAAAATTCAAAAACTGAGTGGATCTTAATAGGAATACTTTTGGTTTTTGTCTATGTTTTTCTTCAGGGTTTAATGTATGTCACCAGTTTCAGGAGTGTTCAATTAAATGTCAAGCTCTCAGATTCCATCAATTTATTCCTGAAACGCAATCTCCTGAGTGTTTTTCTTCCTGCAGGAGGAGTGAGTTCCCTTGCTTATCTGCCCCGAAATATCAGGATTAAGGGTTACAAATCTTCCAAAATTCATCAGGCAAGTGCTATTTATGGCTTTGTGGGATTTTTAACCGTACTTATCGTGGGAATTCCCCTGATTTTATATGCAGTATCTGTTAATAAAGCTTTTAGCAACAGTTGGATAGGAATTGTCTCATTATGCCTTATATTGTTAGTGCTTTATGGTATTTTTATATCATTCAGAAAAAAGAATTTCCTCTACCGTTTCATTGAAAAAAAGTTTCCGAAGATCATCAGTTCTATGGATGAGATCTTCAATAACGAAATTGATAAAAAATATTTTTGGTATACCGTTGCGGTATCAACTCTTATCGAATTTTGCGGCGTCTTTCACCTGCTGATTGCAATGTATGCTTTTGGGGTACATGCTTCATTCACTGCAGCTGCCATATCTTATGTGGTTTCCATATTACTGATGATTGTTTCTCCTTTTTTAAGAGGATTAGGAGCCGTTGAGTTTTCATTGACTTACATTCTTTCCAATTTTGGCTACCAACATTCCGAAGGTTTAGGCATCACATTACTTTACCGCTTTTTCGAATTCTGGCTGCCTTTATTACTGGGAATAGGTGCTTATTTATGGAGTGGCAGAAAACTCTTTGCCCGATTGCTACCTGTAATAATGATTTCATTGTTGGGTATTATTAATATCCTTTCTGTGATTACACCTGCATTAGCCAATCGTCTCACTATTGTAAAAAGCTACCTTTCAAGGGATTTTATTCACATTTCAAAAATGTTTACGCTTTTGTCCGGTGTATTATTGCTGATTACCTCCGCAAATTTATTCAAAGGAACTAAGCGGGCATGGTATTTTGCATTAACTCTTACAGTCAGCTCCATTATTTTCAATCTTACAAAAGCTTTAGATTACGAAGAATCCCTTTTTGCATTATTTACATTGGCATTATTGATATACAGCCGTAAAGAATATACGTTCAAAGTCAACAGAATTTCACTGCAGCGCGGATTCAGCTGGTTTGTCGGGATTTTCATCAGTATTTTCATTTTCAATTGCCTTAGTTTCTATTTCATTGATAAATCGCATTTTGGAATAGATTTCACCAAAAAAGAAGCCCTTTACTATACATTCCATACCTTTCTTTTATTTAAAGACACAGGATTAGTGCCTCATACAGGTTTTGCAAGAGATTTCCAGAAGCTTAATTATATTCTGGGAGCCATTTCCTGGCTGGTTCTCATCTTTTCTTTTTACCGTACAAACAAACAGTTAGAAGACGATAATAAGTTGAATCATGATAATGCAAAACTTTTAGTTGAGGAATATGGCAATTCTTCTTTAGATTATTTTAAATTAACCTCCGACAAGCAATTATTTTTTGCAGAAGGAATAGCTGGTTTTTTAGCCTATCGCACCGCAAATAGTTTTGCTGTGGTGTTGGAAGATCCGGTTTGTGTAGAACGCGATAAAATCCGCCTGATACAGGAGTTTGAAAATTTCTGTAAAAATAACAGTCTGAAAACGTCTTATTATCGCGTAGGAGAGAGTGAACTGAGCTATTTTTCACCTTTTAGAAAACAACGGCTGTTTATTGGTCAGGATGCCATTCTGGATGCTGAAAACTTCAGCTTATCCGGAAAAGACAAAAAATCCATCAGAAATGCAGTAAATGCCCTTGAGAAATCAGGATTTAAATCGGAAATAAAATATGCTCCGCAGAATGACACACTATTAGATAAGATCCAAAATATATCCGATGAATGGTTAAGAGAATTTGATAAAAAGGAAATTGTCTTTGCTGAAGGAATGTTTGACCGTGAGATACTGAAAGATCAGGATATGATCGTCATCACTGATCATGATGAAAATTATGTTGCTTTTTTAAATATCATTCCCCACTGTGCCCTGGATGAATGCAGCTATGACATGATTCGGAAAACGGAAAAAGCTCCCAACGGCAGCGTTGATGCTTTGATTCTGAAATTGGTGGAATATGCCAAAAACAAACAGCGAAAATTTATCAATATGGGGATGACTCCGATGGCGGAAATAGAACAACCCAATAATACCGCAGAAGAGATATTGAAATTCGCTTATCAAAGGATAGGAAGTTTTAAGCATTACCAGACTCTTAGAAATTTTAAAGAAAAATACGCAGATCTTTGGGAAAACAAATATCTTGTCTATAATAATGATCTGGATCTCTTACAATTACCTGCCGCCTTAAATAAAGTTATGAAGCCATGA
- a CDS encoding ATP-binding cassette domain-containing protein produces the protein MSLQITQLTKKFAEQTALNNINISIDKNEIIGLLGPNGAGKSTLMKSIVGALTIDEGEIIFNGKNITEHEIESKKKIGFLPENNPLYLEMYVKEYLQFVANIHKIPVSRVDEVIDLVGITPEKSKKIGQLSKGYKQRVGLAQAIIHQPDLLILDEPTNGLDPNQIIEIRNVVKEIGQQKTVLLSTHIMQEVEALCSRVILIHKGNILQDCPIGEFKGKFESLEEAFASYTA, from the coding sequence ATGTCCCTTCAAATAACTCAACTAACAAAAAAGTTTGCTGAACAAACTGCACTGAACAATATTAATATTTCAATTGATAAAAATGAGATCATCGGTCTTCTGGGTCCTAACGGTGCCGGAAAATCCACTCTTATGAAATCTATTGTAGGTGCGCTTACCATAGATGAAGGCGAAATTATTTTTAACGGGAAGAATATTACGGAACACGAAATCGAAAGCAAGAAAAAAATCGGTTTCTTACCGGAAAATAACCCTCTGTATCTGGAAATGTATGTGAAGGAATATTTACAATTTGTCGCCAATATTCACAAAATACCAGTATCCAGAGTAGATGAGGTGATCGATTTAGTAGGAATTACTCCAGAAAAATCTAAAAAAATCGGGCAGCTTTCTAAAGGATATAAGCAAAGAGTTGGTCTTGCACAGGCCATCATTCACCAACCAGATTTATTGATTCTGGATGAACCAACCAACGGTCTCGATCCTAACCAGATTATCGAGATCAGAAATGTTGTGAAAGAAATCGGGCAGCAAAAAACGGTTTTGCTTTCTACTCACATTATGCAGGAAGTTGAGGCACTTTGTTCCCGTGTCATCCTTATTCATAAAGGAAATATACTTCAGGATTGTCCGATTGGAGAGTTTAAAGGTAAATTTGAAAGCCTGGAAGAAGCTTTTGCGAGCTATACTGCATAA
- a CDS encoding SPFH domain-containing protein, which yields MELTFHGWMIPAVIALLCVIFYKFILRIFFGLIIVPQDKIGLVTKKFVLVGKQELPEGRIIATNGEAGFQAQTLAPGVYFGKWIWQYSIDFQAFTVIPTGKIGLLLAKDGVELETGRILGRKVDCDSFQDAEAFLKNGGRKGRQTAIIAPGSYRINTLLFEIELTDMTQIPDNAVGIITTMEGSPLEEGQIAGKIINDHNKFQDVDTFLNNGGYKGLQEQVILAGSYFLNPWFTKVEMVKMTEIPIGHVGVIISYVGEEGKDLSGVDFKHGNIVEKGHKGVWAEPIGPGKYPINPYIMKVELVPTTNLVLNWAYERSESHQLDKNLSTITVRSKDGFPFNLDVSQIIHIPTYEAPKVIARFGNMINLVSQVLEPTIGNYFRNSAQDSDVIAFLGTRKERQQSAKDHISSVLEQYNVNAVDTLIGAIVPPESLMKTLTDRKLAEEQKITYETEMLAQETRQALEKETAVADMQKEIVKADQGVLIAERIADASVKKATGDANSVRLQANAEGDRLKLLATGEAEKTRLLAKAEAEKIELLAKASAEQISLTGNAEAEKILAIGKSNAESYKLSVEAMGGNNFTQLKIMENIASQNVRIMPEVLIGGNGDAANGGISGLLGLQLLEQVQKKNAEVVPVIEEKNENNS from the coding sequence ATGGAATTAACTTTTCATGGCTGGATGATTCCGGCTGTCATTGCACTGTTGTGCGTCATTTTTTACAAATTTATTCTAAGAATTTTCTTTGGATTAATCATTGTTCCTCAGGATAAAATTGGTTTGGTTACCAAAAAATTTGTATTAGTCGGTAAGCAGGAACTTCCTGAAGGGAGAATCATTGCTACTAACGGAGAAGCCGGTTTTCAGGCGCAGACTTTAGCTCCCGGAGTGTATTTCGGAAAGTGGATCTGGCAATATTCCATCGATTTTCAGGCATTCACTGTAATTCCTACCGGAAAAATAGGATTGCTTTTGGCAAAAGACGGGGTTGAGCTGGAAACCGGAAGAATTTTAGGGCGTAAAGTTGATTGCGATTCTTTTCAGGATGCCGAAGCTTTTTTAAAGAACGGAGGAAGAAAAGGTCGACAAACTGCCATTATTGCGCCTGGATCGTACAGAATCAATACCTTGTTATTTGAAATTGAATTGACGGATATGACGCAAATTCCGGATAATGCGGTGGGAATTATTACAACGATGGAGGGAAGTCCTTTAGAAGAAGGGCAGATTGCCGGTAAAATTATCAATGATCATAATAAATTTCAGGATGTTGATACTTTTTTAAACAATGGAGGGTATAAAGGATTACAGGAACAGGTGATTTTAGCAGGATCCTATTTTTTAAATCCGTGGTTTACAAAAGTTGAAATGGTAAAAATGACTGAAATTCCGATTGGTCATGTGGGAGTAATTATAAGCTATGTGGGAGAGGAAGGAAAGGATTTGAGCGGAGTTGACTTTAAACACGGAAATATTGTTGAAAAAGGGCATAAAGGAGTTTGGGCAGAACCAATCGGTCCCGGAAAATATCCGATCAATCCGTATATCATGAAAGTAGAGCTGGTTCCTACCACCAATTTGGTTTTAAACTGGGCTTATGAAAGAAGTGAGTCTCATCAACTCGATAAAAACCTTTCCACAATTACCGTACGAAGTAAAGACGGTTTCCCTTTCAATCTTGATGTTTCGCAAATCATCCACATTCCTACTTATGAAGCTCCAAAAGTAATTGCCCGTTTCGGGAATATGATCAATCTTGTCAGCCAGGTTCTGGAGCCTACGATAGGAAACTATTTCAGAAACTCAGCGCAGGATAGTGATGTGATTGCTTTTTTAGGAACCCGTAAAGAAAGACAGCAATCGGCAAAAGATCACATCAGCAGTGTTTTGGAACAATATAATGTAAATGCGGTAGATACATTAATCGGTGCCATTGTTCCTCCGGAAAGTTTAATGAAAACTTTAACGGACAGAAAATTGGCAGAAGAGCAAAAGATCACTTATGAAACAGAAATGTTGGCTCAGGAAACACGCCAAGCTTTAGAGAAAGAAACTGCTGTTGCCGATATGCAGAAAGAAATCGTAAAAGCTGACCAAGGTGTTTTAATTGCTGAAAGAATTGCAGATGCTTCCGTAAAAAAAGCAACCGGAGATGCGAATTCTGTGAGATTGCAGGCGAACGCAGAAGGAGACAGACTGAAACTTCTGGCAACCGGTGAAGCTGAAAAAACAAGACTTTTGGCTAAAGCCGAAGCAGAAAAAATAGAATTGCTGGCAAAAGCAAGTGCGGAACAGATTTCATTAACAGGTAATGCGGAAGCGGAAAAAATTCTCGCTATCGGTAAATCTAATGCAGAATCTTATAAATTATCGGTAGAAGCAATGGGAGGTAATAACTTTACTCAGTTGAAAATTATGGAAAATATTGCGAGCCAGAATGTAAGAATTATGCCTGAAGTTTTGATTGGTGGAAATGGTGATGCTGCTAATGGCGGAATTAGCGGACTTTTAGGATTGCAACTCTTGGAGCAGGTTCAGAAAAAAAACGCAGAAGTTGTTCCAGTGATTGAAGAAAAAAATGAAAACAATTCTTAA
- a CDS encoding patatin-like phospholipase family protein, which yields MKFEKTGLVLSGGGTKGIAHAGVLKFLHEKNIDIDILSCCSAGSIVGCLYAVGKTPEEILDFFQSVYFFNWKHFTFNQPGLVSSIIFNNYLKPVFQDMKIGDLEKEVRIVATELVSGTEKIFDNDFLVTDAIIASCSIPGITTPYILGEEMFCDGGVLNNFPADVIRDDCDKLIGVFVSPPHDIKIDDLKSIKAIVSRSYDLLSYRIEKVKFEYCDWFISSQKLSSFGTFERKKDRLEQIFNIGYNAARDSFNESNFQIKIKQSGT from the coding sequence ATGAAGTTTGAAAAAACAGGATTGGTTTTATCAGGTGGCGGTACTAAAGGAATTGCCCACGCAGGAGTTTTAAAATTTTTGCATGAAAAAAATATAGATATTGATATTCTGTCGTGTTGCAGCGCGGGTTCTATTGTGGGCTGTCTGTATGCTGTAGGGAAAACACCGGAAGAAATCCTTGATTTTTTCCAGTCGGTGTATTTTTTCAACTGGAAACATTTTACGTTCAATCAGCCGGGCCTGGTTTCTTCCATTATTTTTAACAATTATCTGAAGCCGGTGTTTCAGGATATGAAAATCGGAGATTTAGAGAAAGAGGTCCGAATTGTTGCTACAGAATTAGTTTCCGGAACAGAAAAGATCTTTGATAACGATTTTCTGGTTACCGACGCCATTATAGCTTCCTGTTCTATCCCGGGCATTACGACACCTTACATTTTAGGGGAAGAAATGTTTTGTGATGGTGGGGTTCTCAATAATTTTCCTGCCGATGTCATTCGTGATGACTGTGATAAGCTGATCGGGGTGTTTGTTTCTCCGCCTCATGACATTAAAATTGATGATTTAAAATCGATTAAAGCCATTGTTTCACGTTCTTACGATCTTCTTTCCTACAGAATTGAGAAAGTAAAATTCGAGTATTGTGACTGGTTTATTTCGTCTCAAAAATTATCCAGTTTCGGAACCTTTGAAAGAAAAAAAGACCGTCTTGAGCAGATTTTTAATATAGGATATAACGCAGCAAGAGACAGTTTCAATGAAAGTAATTTTCAAATAAAAATAAAGCAGTCCGGAACATAA
- the lpdA gene encoding dihydrolipoyl dehydrogenase: MNYDIIVIGSGPGGYVTAIRAAQLGFKTAIIEKENLGGICLNWGCIPTKALLKSAQVFHYINHAEDYGLNKVEASFEFPNVIQRSRGVANKMSKGIEFLMKKNKIDVILGTAKVQKGKKVSVTDNEGKVTEYTGTHIIIATGARSRELPNLPQDGKKVIGYRQALSLPEQPKSMIVVGSGAIGVEFADFYNTMGTKVTVVEFMPNIVPVEDEEISKHLEKSLKKSGIEIMTNASVESVDTSGEGVKATVKTAKGNIVLEADILLSAVGIAANIENIGLEEVGIQTDKGRVLVNEWYETSVSGYYAIGDLIPTQALAHVASAEGITCVEKIKGMHVEKIDYGNIPGCTYCHPEVASVGLTEKQAKEKGYEIKVGKFPLSASGKATANGNTDGFIKVIFDAKYGEWLGCHMIGEGVTDMVAEAVVARKLETTGHEIIKSIHPHPTVSEAIMEAAAAAYGEVIHI, encoded by the coding sequence ATGAATTACGATATTATTGTCATCGGAAGTGGTCCTGGTGGATATGTTACTGCAATTAGAGCGGCACAGTTAGGTTTCAAAACTGCAATTATCGAAAAAGAAAATTTAGGAGGGATTTGTCTTAACTGGGGATGTATTCCAACGAAAGCTTTATTGAAGTCGGCTCAGGTTTTTCATTATATTAATCACGCTGAAGATTATGGTTTGAATAAAGTGGAAGCTAGTTTTGAGTTTCCGAACGTAATTCAGAGAAGCCGTGGTGTTGCCAACAAAATGAGCAAAGGGATTGAATTCTTGATGAAAAAGAATAAAATCGACGTTATTTTGGGAACGGCAAAAGTACAGAAAGGTAAAAAAGTTTCTGTTACAGATAACGAAGGAAAAGTAACTGAATATACAGGGACTCATATCATTATCGCAACGGGAGCTCGTTCAAGAGAATTACCGAATTTACCTCAGGATGGTAAAAAAGTAATCGGATACAGACAGGCATTATCTCTTCCTGAGCAGCCAAAATCTATGATCGTTGTAGGTTCTGGAGCTATCGGAGTTGAATTTGCTGATTTCTATAACACAATGGGTACAAAAGTAACTGTTGTTGAATTTATGCCAAACATCGTTCCTGTAGAGGATGAGGAAATCTCTAAACATTTAGAGAAGTCTCTGAAAAAATCGGGTATCGAAATTATGACCAACGCTTCAGTAGAAAGTGTGGATACAAGCGGAGAAGGTGTAAAAGCTACTGTAAAAACGGCTAAAGGAAACATTGTTCTTGAAGCTGATATATTATTATCTGCTGTAGGTATTGCTGCTAACATCGAGAACATAGGTCTTGAAGAAGTAGGAATCCAGACAGATAAAGGAAGAGTTTTAGTAAACGAATGGTACGAAACTTCAGTTTCTGGATATTATGCAATCGGAGATTTGATTCCTACTCAGGCTTTAGCGCACGTTGCTTCTGCTGAAGGAATTACTTGTGTTGAAAAAATCAAAGGAATGCATGTTGAAAAAATCGACTATGGCAATATTCCTGGATGTACATACTGTCACCCTGAAGTTGCTTCAGTTGGTCTTACAGAAAAGCAGGCTAAAGAAAAAGGATACGAAATCAAAGTGGGTAAATTTCCTCTTTCTGCAAGTGGAAAAGCTACGGCAAACGGAAATACAGATGGTTTCATCAAAGTTATTTTCGATGCTAAATATGGTGAGTGGTTAGGTTGTCATATGATCGGTGAAGGAGTTACAGATATGGTTGCTGAAGCTGTTGTTGCTAGAAAATTAGAAACTACAGGTCATGAAATCATCAAGTCTATTCACCCGCACCCGACAGTTTCTGAAGCTATTATGGAAGCTGCTGCTGCTGCTTACGGAGAAGTGATTCACATTTAA